Proteins from a single region of Sphaerochaeta globosa str. Buddy:
- a CDS encoding FAD-dependent oxidoreductase produces MSSLLDRLQQEGEHTLYPNHASIAVGMGTCGMGSGATELYAAFAKEIDSQHLSISLRSVGCFGCCSEEPLVSLYLPSKPLVWLSKVELSDVPLIIDNLMQGRYYKPKALCRINEWDHHLSQHTYGEGFEELPPWNEVPFFHAQKKLILRDAGLIDPANMAEYVAVGGYRSFEKVLGGMSRDEVLLEVKNSKLRGRGGAGFPTGLKWELMAKEPSQPKFLICNADEGDPGAYMNRNEMESDPHMLIEGLLIASYATTAQEGIIYVRAEYPLAVQRLRTAIEQAYAVGLLGDNILERKVRFDLSVVEGAGAFVCGEETALIASLEGRAGRARVKPPFPSQKGYLGRPTTINNLETWCNIPLIIGKGSAWFARIGNPASPGTKVFSLVGKVKNTGLVELPLGEKLTTLIYEAGGGSVNPSKKIKAVQSGGPSGGCIPASLFNSTIDYESLGALGAIMGSGGMVVMDSDNCMVDSARYFLEFTTKESCGTCTPCREGLSQALDLVSRICEGAGKLEDVKTLTELGNHISDTALCGLGQSAMNPVLTTLKYFPEEYESHIKRSKCEAGTCEALVGELCSNSCPLAMRIPSYIALLKEDRLVEAFTSTLEDNPLPGTLGRICHFHCQMRCRRDDLDGPVHQGELHRYLADTLYKMGQETEVYQTLLDRMPEPTHKHIAIVGAGPGGLSVAFYLRRLGHEVTLYDEHQKAGGVLRYGIPSYRLPKEVLEKELELYTTLGIHFELGKALGRELEMENLRRSSDAVILALGSYHHATLQLSGSEGPGFLQGTEVLRRLSEGREADVGKQVVILGGGNVAIDVARSLWRLGCEVTVAYRRGRDEMPANRSEIEEAFAEGISFVFDVAPSQVLRGKQGQVIALEVQQLELGTYDLSARRQRMESGKKSILSCDTVIVAIGERVDTALFANLGLGVTKQGYLDVKHYSYETNLPNVWAIGDVITGPSTAAQAMGQGKEVARIIDRLLVGEDRFDSLFTTFTYDRTVGKTLYEGKAITSTKLSPKDRNLSFAEVNRGYSGRQARMEASRCLRCDIKIQEVSNG; encoded by the coding sequence ATGAGCAGCCTCTTGGATCGACTTCAACAGGAAGGTGAACACACCCTGTATCCAAACCATGCAAGCATAGCTGTCGGGATGGGTACCTGTGGGATGGGAAGTGGGGCTACAGAGTTGTATGCTGCGTTTGCTAAGGAAATTGATAGCCAACATCTATCAATAAGCCTACGCAGTGTCGGATGTTTTGGCTGTTGCAGTGAAGAGCCTTTGGTATCACTCTATCTGCCATCCAAACCATTGGTATGGCTCTCCAAAGTAGAACTCTCCGACGTGCCATTAATTATCGACAACCTGATGCAAGGCCGCTACTACAAGCCCAAAGCCCTCTGCAGAATCAACGAATGGGATCACCATCTCTCTCAGCATACCTATGGAGAGGGGTTTGAGGAGCTTCCTCCCTGGAACGAAGTACCCTTCTTCCACGCCCAGAAAAAATTGATTTTGCGTGATGCAGGCCTTATCGATCCAGCAAACATGGCAGAGTACGTAGCAGTCGGAGGCTATCGCTCCTTTGAGAAAGTGCTGGGAGGCATGAGCCGTGATGAAGTGCTGCTGGAAGTAAAGAACTCCAAGCTTCGCGGCCGCGGAGGAGCAGGCTTTCCCACCGGACTCAAGTGGGAGTTGATGGCCAAGGAACCAAGCCAGCCTAAGTTTCTCATCTGCAACGCCGATGAAGGCGATCCCGGTGCATACATGAATCGCAATGAAATGGAAAGCGATCCCCATATGCTCATTGAGGGCCTGCTTATTGCAAGTTATGCCACCACCGCGCAGGAAGGAATCATCTACGTACGCGCAGAATATCCTTTGGCCGTACAGCGACTGCGCACTGCCATCGAACAAGCGTATGCGGTAGGACTGCTTGGTGATAATATTCTCGAGCGAAAAGTCCGTTTTGACCTATCGGTGGTGGAAGGGGCGGGAGCCTTTGTCTGTGGAGAGGAGACAGCCCTAATCGCCTCGTTGGAAGGAAGAGCCGGAAGAGCGAGGGTTAAACCCCCATTCCCTTCCCAGAAGGGGTATTTGGGCCGTCCTACGACCATCAACAACCTGGAGACTTGGTGCAATATCCCGCTGATCATAGGCAAAGGCAGTGCATGGTTTGCCAGAATCGGCAACCCGGCAAGTCCGGGCACCAAGGTATTCTCTCTGGTCGGCAAAGTCAAAAACACCGGCTTGGTGGAGCTACCGCTCGGAGAGAAACTTACCACCCTGATCTATGAAGCCGGGGGAGGGTCTGTCAATCCCAGCAAGAAAATCAAGGCGGTACAAAGTGGAGGTCCCTCTGGAGGGTGCATACCCGCAAGCCTGTTCAATAGCACCATCGATTATGAGAGCCTGGGTGCCCTGGGAGCCATTATGGGTTCAGGGGGAATGGTCGTCATGGACAGCGACAACTGCATGGTCGACTCAGCCCGCTATTTCTTGGAGTTTACCACCAAGGAGTCCTGTGGCACCTGTACACCCTGCAGGGAAGGCTTGAGCCAAGCCCTCGACCTGGTAAGCCGCATCTGTGAAGGGGCGGGGAAGCTTGAGGATGTAAAAACACTCACGGAACTAGGCAACCATATCAGCGATACAGCGCTGTGCGGGCTGGGACAATCGGCGATGAATCCGGTATTGACTACGCTAAAGTATTTCCCCGAAGAGTATGAGAGCCATATCAAGCGCAGCAAGTGTGAAGCCGGTACGTGTGAGGCATTGGTAGGGGAACTGTGTTCCAACTCCTGTCCTCTTGCCATGCGAATTCCCTCGTATATAGCATTGCTGAAGGAGGACCGCTTGGTAGAGGCCTTCACCTCAACCTTGGAGGACAACCCCCTTCCGGGTACCTTGGGGCGTATCTGCCACTTCCATTGCCAGATGCGTTGTCGACGTGACGATTTGGATGGTCCTGTCCATCAGGGGGAACTGCACCGCTACCTTGCCGATACCCTGTATAAGATGGGCCAGGAGACCGAGGTGTACCAGACACTGCTCGATCGAATGCCCGAGCCGACGCACAAGCACATAGCAATAGTCGGAGCGGGGCCGGGTGGCCTTTCCGTTGCCTTCTATCTGCGTCGATTGGGCCATGAAGTTACCCTATACGATGAACATCAAAAAGCAGGGGGAGTGTTGCGCTACGGCATTCCCAGCTACCGACTCCCCAAGGAAGTATTGGAAAAGGAGCTGGAACTCTATACGACCCTTGGCATTCACTTCGAACTGGGGAAAGCCCTCGGCAGGGAACTTGAGATGGAGAATCTAAGGCGTTCCAGTGATGCTGTCATACTCGCCCTGGGGTCCTATCACCATGCCACCCTCCAGCTTAGTGGAAGTGAAGGACCTGGCTTTTTGCAGGGAACCGAGGTGCTCAGGCGCCTCAGTGAAGGGCGGGAAGCGGATGTAGGAAAGCAAGTAGTCATCCTGGGTGGAGGCAATGTTGCCATCGATGTTGCCCGTTCGCTCTGGAGACTGGGCTGTGAGGTAACCGTTGCGTACCGTCGAGGCAGGGACGAAATGCCCGCGAACCGCAGTGAGATCGAAGAAGCGTTTGCAGAGGGAATATCCTTTGTGTTCGATGTAGCACCCTCACAGGTGCTGCGTGGAAAGCAAGGTCAGGTTATCGCTCTGGAAGTCCAACAGCTTGAACTTGGCACCTATGACCTGAGTGCCCGAAGGCAACGCATGGAAAGTGGAAAGAAGAGCATCCTTAGCTGTGACACGGTAATCGTGGCCATCGGTGAACGGGTGGATACTGCGTTGTTTGCGAACTTGGGACTTGGAGTAACCAAACAAGGGTATTTGGACGTAAAGCACTATAGTTATGAAACCAATCTGCCAAACGTATGGGCGATCGGGGATGTAATCACCGGCCCCTCAACGGCAGCCCAGGCGATGGGACAGGGCAAGGAGGTTGCACGCATCATCGATCGGCTTTTGGTGGGAGAGGACCGCTTTGACTCCCTGTTCACTACCTTTACCTACGACAGGACTGTAGGTAAAACGCTGTATGAAGGAAAGGCCATCACCTCGACCAAGCTGTCGCCTAAGGACCGTAATCTTTCATTTGCCGAGGTAAACCGGGGATACAGCGGCCGACAGGCACGCATGGAAGCTTCAAGGTGTCTGCGCTGTGATATCAAAATCCAGGAGGTGAGCAATGGATGA
- a CDS encoding complex I 24 kDa subunit family protein, producing the protein MSDRHVAIEAIVASHRTERGALLSILEAVQRTNEHNYLSKEELILVAKAMEVPLSTVYSVATFYAFFNLKPQGEHVITVCRGTACHTRGSKPLLQQVLKQLNLELDEEGTATTDDVRFTVHTVACFGQCALAPVIAIDSVIHSRVTEQKLTQLLQTLIQSKEVS; encoded by the coding sequence ATGAGTGATCGACACGTTGCAATTGAAGCGATTGTTGCCTCACACCGCACAGAACGAGGAGCATTGCTCTCGATTCTTGAAGCGGTGCAGCGAACCAACGAACACAACTATTTGAGCAAGGAAGAGTTAATCTTGGTTGCCAAAGCAATGGAAGTGCCCCTGTCTACCGTGTATTCCGTTGCTACCTTCTATGCCTTCTTCAATCTCAAACCCCAAGGCGAGCATGTCATCACCGTTTGCAGGGGAACCGCCTGCCATACCCGCGGTTCCAAACCGCTGTTGCAGCAAGTCCTCAAGCAATTGAACCTCGAGCTTGATGAGGAAGGAACGGCTACCACCGACGACGTACGTTTTACCGTGCATACGGTGGCTTGCTTCGGCCAATGTGCCTTAGCCCCGGTCATTGCCATTGATTCGGTCATTCATTCTCGGGTTACCGAGCAGAAACTTACCCAATTGCTTCAGACGCTCATACAGAGCAAGGAGGTTTCATGA